One Cryptomeria japonica chromosome 9, Sugi_1.0, whole genome shotgun sequence genomic window carries:
- the LOC131029812 gene encoding EPIDERMAL PATTERNING FACTOR-like protein 6, with protein MSAQDDRPLGLIGTFHTADDHQEEEEEEYEDIQSYCPPPRKQIGPAIAFALTLAFILCTMFATGQSLPPQTATQTMKLLKGGEGDEQVLLGREDWSWRESRIISARELSGLGSHPPSCRSKCGKCVPCKPVRVPIHPGRNRPLEYYPEAWRCKCGNKLYMP; from the exons ATGTCGGCACAAGATGACCGACCTCTGGGCCTCATTGGTACCTTTCATACTGCAGAtgatcatcaagaagaagaagaagaagaatatgaagataTTCAATCTTATTGTCCTCCCCCACGAAAGCAGATTGGCCCAGCCATTGCCTTCGCTCTAACTCTTGCCTTCATTCTCTGTACAATGTTTGCAACTGGACAGTCTCTTCCCCCTCAAACTGCTA CACAAACGATGAAGCTTCTCAAGGGCGGAGAAGGAGATGAGCAG GTGTTGTTGGGGAGAGAAGATTGGTCATGGAGGGAGAGTAGAATTATAAGTGCAAGGGAGCTGAGTGGACTGGGTTCCCACCCACCATCGTGCAGATCAAAGTGCGGAAAATGTGTGCCTTGCAAGCCTGTCAGAGTGCCCATTCACCCGGGAAGGAATCGGCCATTGGAGTATTATCCAGAAGCTTGGAGGTGCAAATGTGGGAATAAGCTCTATATGCCTTGA